The following proteins are co-located in the Oncorhynchus gorbuscha isolate QuinsamMale2020 ecotype Even-year linkage group LG22, OgorEven_v1.0, whole genome shotgun sequence genome:
- the LOC124009394 gene encoding TGF-beta receptor type-1-like, whose translation MTMDTIRCYFIFLVMFLGAGIHISIALQCDCQWCSNSTCYTDGLCFVSFVKSGSKMVAQGSRCLLEADLIPKDRPFFCAPSKKENTGVVPVCCNRDMCNKDLNPEDYSETFPTARTPPLSPVTLAAVIAGPVCMLCFVLLLVFYVCHSRSIIHHRVPNEEDPAMDHPFLADGHTLKNLIYDMTTSGSGSGLPLLVQRTIARTIILQESIGKGRFGEVWRGRWRGEEVAVKIFSSREERSWFREAEIYQTVMLRHENILGFIAADNKDNGTWTQLWLVSDYHEHGSLFDYLNRYTVTVEGMIKLSLSTSSGLAHLHMEIVGTQGKPAIAHRDLKSKNILVKKNGTCCIADLGLAVRHDSATDTIDIAPNHRVGTKRYMAPEVLDDSINMKHFESFKRADIYAMGLVFWEIARRCSIGGIHEDYQLPYYDLVQPDPSVEEMRRVVCDQKLRANIPNRWQSCEVLRVMAKIMRECWYSNGAARLTALRIKKSLSQLSQQEGIKM comes from the exons cGTTGCAGTGCGACTGCCAGTGGTGTAGTAACAGTACCTGCTACACGGATGGCCTGTGCTTTGTGTCCTTTGTCAAGTCGGGCAGTAAGATGGTGGCACAGGGGAGCAGGTGTTTACTGGAAGCAGACCTCATCCCTAAAGACAGGCCGTTCTTCTGCGCCCCTTCCAAGAAGGAGAACACTGGTGTTGTCCCTGTCTGCTGCAACAGAGACATGTGTAACAAAGACCTCAACCCAGAAGACTACTCAGAGACAT TCCCCACAGCCCGTACCCCTCCACTGAGCCCAGTGACCCTGGCGGCCGTCATCGCGGGGCCGGTGTGTATGCTGTGTTTCGTGCTGCTACTGGTGTTCTATGTGTGCCACAGCCGCTCGATTATCCACCACCGCGTGCCCAACGAGGAAGACCCTGCCATGGACCACCCCTTCCTGGCTGACGGCCACACCCTCAAAAACCTCATCTACGACATGACCACCTCAGGCTCTGGATCAG GTCTGCCCCTATTGGTGCAGAGGACCATAGCCAGGACCATCATCCTGCAGGAGAGCATCGGAAAGGGGAGGTTCGGGGAGGTGTGGCGGGGCCGCTGGCGAGGAGAGGAGGTGGCCGTTAAGATCTTCTCATCCCGGGAGGAGCGCTCGTGGTTCCGTGAGGCCGAGATCTACCAGACAGTCATGCTTCGCCATGAAAACATCCTGGGCTTTATTGCCGCTGACAACAAAG ATAACGGCACGTGGACCCAATTGTGGCTGGTATCAGATTACCATGAGCACGGCTCCCTTTTTGACTACCTGAACAGGTACACGGTGACAGTGGAGGGCATGATCAAGCTGTCCCTGTCCACCTCCAGCGGCCTGGCTCACCTGCACATGGAGATTGTTGGCACGCAAG GTAAACCTGCCATCGCCCACCGCGACCTGAAGTCTAAGAACATCCTGGTGAAGAAGAATGGTACTTGCTGCATCGCTGACCTGGGATTGGCTGTCCGGCATGACTCTGCCACTGACACCATCGACATCGCCCCCAATCACAGAGTTGGAACCAAGAG GTACATGGCCCCTGAAGTCCTGGATGACTCCATAAACATGAAGCATTTTGAGTCATTCAAGCGGGCAGATATCTATGCCATGGGCCTGGTGTTTTGGGAGATCGCACGGAGATGCTCAATAGGAG GTATCCACGAGGACTACCAGCTGCCCTACTATGACCTGGTCCAGCCAGACCCCTCGgttgaggagatgaggagggtggTGTGTGACCAGAAACTACGGGCCAACATCCCCAACAGGTGGCAGAGCTGCGAG GTGCTGCGAGTGATGGCTAAGATCATGAGGGAGTGTTGGTACTCCAACGGGGCGGCCCGCCTCACCGCGCTGCGCATCAAGAAGTCCCTGTCCCAGCTCAGCCAGCAAGAGGGCATCAAGATGTAG